One window from the genome of Acuticoccus sp. I52.16.1 encodes:
- a CDS encoding LysR family transcriptional regulator, which yields MARRAGERDDDERGGGGPANGTGARIWLPLNALRAFEAVAKQQSFTAAAASLHVSQSALSRHVGRLEELIGRRLFDRKPGGVTLTAEGAALLPVLTASFDRIETTLRGLRQESAGPRLLRVHMPPTFLTVFGMGLLKEFRAAFPDVLIDVSSTNGVGLPAQRALDVAVVFDKPRVDDRVRDLLWTVSCTPAASPDMVAETAETAGGSLERVLARAELLHVKLEDEPFGVFWADYVRQRGLTIDERRGLAFDTEALAVQWAVGGGGVVLIDERTWGPEVTAGRLVTLGPRVDTAYGYYLTLHPDDLHDPAIALFRSFLIGRFAQQGA from the coding sequence ATGGCGCGTCGGGCGGGTGAGCGGGACGACGACGAGCGCGGCGGCGGCGGGCCGGCGAACGGCACCGGCGCGCGCATCTGGCTGCCGCTCAACGCGCTGCGCGCGTTCGAGGCGGTGGCCAAGCAGCAATCGTTCACCGCGGCCGCCGCCTCGCTGCACGTGTCGCAAAGCGCGCTCTCGCGGCATGTGGGGCGCCTGGAGGAGCTGATCGGCCGCCGCCTGTTCGACCGCAAGCCCGGCGGCGTGACCCTGACCGCCGAGGGGGCGGCGCTGCTCCCGGTGCTGACCGCCTCGTTCGACCGGATCGAGACGACGCTGCGCGGCCTGCGGCAGGAGAGCGCCGGGCCGCGCCTGTTGCGGGTCCACATGCCGCCGACCTTCCTGACCGTCTTCGGGATGGGTCTGCTGAAGGAGTTCCGCGCCGCCTTCCCGGACGTGCTGATCGACGTGTCGTCCACCAACGGTGTCGGCCTGCCGGCGCAGCGCGCGCTCGACGTGGCGGTGGTGTTCGACAAGCCGCGCGTGGACGACCGTGTGCGCGATCTCCTGTGGACCGTGAGCTGCACGCCGGCCGCGTCGCCGGACATGGTGGCCGAGACGGCCGAGACGGCCGGCGGGTCGCTGGAGCGCGTCCTGGCGCGGGCCGAGCTGCTGCACGTGAAGCTGGAGGACGAGCCGTTCGGCGTCTTCTGGGCCGACTATGTGCGCCAGCGCGGCCTCACCATCGACGAGCGCCGCGGGCTCGCGTTCGACACCGAGGCGCTGGCGGTGCAATGGGCCGTCGGCGGCGGCGGTGTCGTGCTGATCGACGAGCGGACGTGGGGGCCCGAGGTGACCGCCGGCCGCCTGGTGACGCTCGGCCCCCGCGTCGACACCGCCTACGGCTACTACCTCACTCTCCATCCCGACGACCTGCACGACCCGGCGATCGCGCTGTTCCGCTCCTTCCTCATCGGACGGTTCGCACAGCAAGGAGCATAG